In Candidatus Baltobacteraceae bacterium, the sequence GCTCGCCCAGAACAACAAGAAACAGTTCCACTACCAAGACAAGCCGGGGCCGGGCGGCAAAAAGTGCTCGCAGTGCCGCTTCTTCAGACCGCCGCACGCCTGTAGCGTCGTACATGGCACGATCAGTCCTGACGGGTGGTGCATCGCCTGGGCCAAGAGGTAGCGCTCGTCTCGATCGCGACGGCCGTTCCGCCGTACGCGCTCCAACAAGACGATGTCGCGGCGCGCGTTCGCGCGCAGTTCTCTCGCTCCGAGGTCGTTCAACGCCTGATGCCGGTCTTCTCGACCACCGGCATCAGGCGTCGTTATTCATGCGTGCCGATCGACTGGTATTACGATCCGCACACCTGGCCGCAGCGCAACGAAATCTATCTCGAATCCGCGCAAACGCTGCTCGAACGTGCCGCGCGCGATGCGTTCGAACGTGCCGGGTGCAGCGCGAGCGAGGTCGATGCGATCGTCGTCGTCTCCACCACCGGCATCGCCACGCCCAGTTTGG encodes:
- a CDS encoding high-potential iron-sulfur protein, producing MDRSSKSQTRKEALRSLIVLPALAAAVSLGTAPALAQNNKKQFHYQDKPGPGGKKCSQCRFFRPPHACSVVHGTISPDGWCIAWAKR